From Cotesia glomerata isolate CgM1 linkage group LG2, MPM_Cglom_v2.3, whole genome shotgun sequence, a single genomic window includes:
- the LOC123258887 gene encoding uncharacterized protein LOC123258887: MDICKGLCISTYYSCLDNLHTAASAIYDQLISKAVKEEQELLSEFEPNENPKHLTVSGDGTWKKRGFTSLFGVTTLIGKYSKKVIDTVVKSSFCQGCCQGDLLHRCLGSETQNNNESLNSLIWTFAPKHIHAGSQTIQIANYLAVAIFNEGYLPILKMMELMGITVGTEAHSFAIRRNEVRIERSELRATAASKEGRTARLAERTSQNIEYEVEEGPMYGSGIAD, from the coding sequence ATGGATATATGCAAAGGTTTATGTATCAGTACTTACTACAGTTGTCTTGATAATTTACATACAGCCGCAAGTGCAATTTACGATCAGCTAATATCAAAAGCTGTAAAAGAAGAGCAAGAATTATTATCAGAATTTGAGCCTAATGAAAATCCAAAACACTTGACGGTTTCTGGAGATGGCACCTGGAAGAAGCGAGGGTTTACTTCACTTTTTGGCGTTACAACCCTTATTGGTAAATACAGTAAAAAAGTTATCGATACTGTCGTAAAATCTAGTTTTTGTCAAGGCTGTTGCCAAGGCGATTTACTACATCGATGTTTGGGATccgaaactcaaaataacaatgaaTCGCTCAATTCATTAATATGGACTTTTGCTCCCAAGCATATTCACGCTGGATCTCAAACAATTCAAATTGCGAATTATTTAGCTGTTGCcatttttaatgaaggttATTTACCCATCTTAAAAATGATGGAACTTATGGGCATCACCGTTGGTACTGAAGCTCATTCATTTGCTATCAGACGTAACGAAGTTCGGATTGAGCGCTCTGAGCTACGAGCTACTGCTGCTTCCAAAGAAGGCAGAACAGCTCGATTAGCTGAAAGAACTTCACAAAACATCGAATATGAAGTTGAGGAAGGCCCAATGTATGGATCTGGAATCGCCGATTAA